aataaaaaagaagtgaatttgcatctgccagtaatctttttattttttttcttatcaatcagtttttgcaggattcattacaaggccactgaatactgttagagactaattctctgatactacagccatttaaatggagcttctatctggtcgcacagccgagaaacacttaaaaaggttctgatcaaatgtgctgcaatctctcggtatgagtccatctaaggcaagctgctgcatttcaaccaaaagccccataaacctgtgcttctacatttattatctgcatataatacaggtactctgtagcaattttcagccacctaccacattcgctgattctttgagagcctgccaaaattgttacaaatgacccataggcttaaagcagcggtcgccttagttgaatgggaaaaaagctgaattttgtaggaatcgctctaaaaaccctgggctcagttacaggctgttagtctgatactacagcccttggaatggtgtttctacctgcttgcatggcttcaaaatccttccaaatgtactttttcaaggggcctgcagtgcacttagaagtggcatttaaggacaggggcagcgtcggaaccgaaaggcccagcaacctgtgcttttccaccacttatctgcatgtcctacaggtactctgtagcaattttcagccacctaccacattcgctgattctttgagagcctgccaaaattgttacaaatgacccataggcttaaagcagcggtcgccttagttgaatgggaaaaaagctgaattttgtaggaatcgctctaaaaaccctgggctcagttacaggctgttagtctgatactacagccctttgaatggtgtttctacctgcttgcatggcttcaaaatccttccaaatgtactttttcaaggggcctgcagtgcacttagaagtggcatttaaggacaggggcagcgtcggaaccgaaaggcccagcaacctgtgcttttccaccacttatctgcatgtcctacaggtactctgtagcaattttcagccccctaccacattcgctgattctttgagagcctgccaaaattggcttaaaaactcattaaaatgtactttttcaagtatttgaatggttgccgactccaattctaggggctgctgccatctactggtggaaaatatttatgacaccggggaagcaaatgctgttactcttatttgaattgctcaaaaaaatccgatttctgcgggaattcttctaaaaacactgcaggggacgagcaagtgttcagcccgagctcggggaacgatagcccggcttcataacactcgtgcacccgggggggaaagtgcattgaatgaattcattcatcgctgttcacacgggacgcgggaccagggctaaccgccgcaagtgttcagccgagctcggggaacgatagccgggacccataacactcgtgcacccgggggggaaagtgcattgaatgaattcattcatcgctgttcacacgggacgcgggaccagggctaaccgccgtgcaggtcccccgggggacgccgcaagtgttcagccgagctcggggaacgatagcccggcttcataacactcgtgcagccggggggggggggcgtgcattgaatgaattcattcatcgctgttcacacgggacgcgggaccagggctaaccgccgcaagtgttcagccgagctcgcggatctccagccgggacccataacactcgtgcacccggggggaaagtgcatttaatgaattcattcatcgctgttccgccgtgcagctccccgggggcggggggggacgagcaagtgttcagcccgagctcataacacccgtgcacacgggggggacgtgcaggtatttttttcccccagcagacgggggtcccggccttacactcgggcagctccccggggaatgttagaggtcgtcgcccccgctgctgaggcgctaaagtatccgactgcctggagcgctaaaccggctccgatcggtcagaggggaccgcggggagttagccgtgaatagagcgtcctgctgccttctcgccgagtccgaaaatagccgagagttaagcctctccccgctgtgtcttcggcaaacttccgcaacgtcaggttgggcgggcctctggtcatgtcatgtcataaatcacatgaccagaggcccgtccctcttgaagcggcgagtggctgacgaagccacggcggggaggggcttaactctcggctattttcgctggccttcggggctgcttctaacgggtctccgcagcggcgcttgcgcaggtgttcagccgagctcgcggatctccagccgggacccataacactcgtgcacacggggggggggcgtgcattgaatgaattcattcatcgctgttcacacgggacgcgggaccagggctaaccgccgtgcaggtcccccgggggacgccgcaagtgttcagccgagctcggggaacgatagcccggcttcataacactcgtgcacccggggggggggcgtgcattgaatgaattcattcatcgctgttcacacgggacgcgggaccagggctaaccgccgtgcaggtcccccgggggacgccgcaagtgttcagccgagctcggggaacgatagcccggcttcataacactcgtgcacccggggggggggcgtgcattgaatgaattcattcatcgctgttcacacgggacgcgggaccagggctaaccgccgcaagtgttcagccgagctcggggaacgatagccgggacccataacactcgtgcacccgggggggaaagtgcattgaatgaattcattcatcgctgttcacacgggacgcgggaccagggctaaccgccgtgcaggtcccccgggggacgccgcaagtgttcagccgagctcggggaacgatagcccggcttcataacactcgtgcacccgggggggggggcgtgcattgaatgaattcattcatcgctgttcacacgggacgcgggaccagggctaaccgccgtgcagctgcCCGTGACGTTGCCGAAGTCTTCCGAAGACTCGGGGGGTGGGGTGAGCTTAATTCTCTGCTATTTTCGTCGATCCCACGCAGCAGAAAAAACAGCCTCCTTGTTGGCCGCAGCTGCGGGTAATCCCGTCCAACTTCGAATTAAGCAAGCACTGGAAAATGGTCGTGTCCAATTAACAGTGGACTCGTCCATAAGGATATAAAGCCGGATCGTCAGACAGTCATTTACTCTTTCATCAGGCTAGAGCCTGAGACAGTGATGGACACGGAAAAAAACTGCTCTGTTCGCCAGCATACCACGGATAAGTAAGCGTGTTAATGTATTGtaactttctttctgtttgttaaataccttttttacgtttatttcttaatttattttttaaagttagattttgtgttttaattgagtgtttttttgttgtttttttttttcctttttatagaACACCCGTAAAGTTAAATTGTCCATTGGAGGGCTGCCATGCCAGAAATATTGCCCGACTGGATCGACACTTGCACAGGATTCACGATATTCAGACAGTCAACCCAGAGTATGCTGCACTCATGTCCAAGGCTAAAGCTACAGTTGACCGAAGGTCCACAAGCAATGTCACTGATAATTGGATGCAGGAGCAGCCGGAGGAAAGACATAAGTCGACCGAGAAAACGCATACTCTCAGTTCAGACCCGGGTGTTCACCAAGAGTCGGCTCCGCCGACTTTAATGCCCTCGGGAAGGGAGCCAGCATGTACAAAAACGCTGCCGACTGTCACGGGGCTGCGACAACAGCTACGAGCCACAGAGGACACCTCGGCAGCTACTGGGACTGGCTCGGTACGCCCAGAGAGTAGCACATCTTGTAGCGGCACATACCTGTCGCCGTCCTCAGCATCTGAAGATGAtgattcctcctcctcctcctcctcctcctcctatacAGAGCATGGACCTTCAAGCCCCGAGCCAAGAAGCCAACGTGACCGTGAGTTCAGActctgtgtggtgtgtgtgggtgtgtgtgtgtgtgtgtgtgtgtaacccgttttttattttcctgtgCCTTTCAGCCAAAGCGCTTCAGCTGTACCGAGCGTTTCTGTCAGGACCGCTACCCACTGCAAAGGGCCGGGACAACACGAAACAGGCGGTTCAGCATATCCGACTATTCTTGCAACACATGGCCAGGTTACCAGAGGGGCCAGTCAGGAACGACTTGCGGTTCTTGCGCCACGCCTCACGGAGCCAGTCGTGAGTAATACTCGTAAAGTACAAGCTCCATCGACCCCGTCTGTTTAGACAAACCACTGAACGTCCCATGTCCTTCTTTCATTACAGGTGGTTCGATGAGTTGATGAGATCAGGATTGAAACCTACCACGGTCCACAGTTACCTACAGGACGTACTTTCTTTCCTGCGGTACCTGCATGAGGCT
This sequence is a window from Acipenser ruthenus chromosome 6, fAciRut3.2 maternal haplotype, whole genome shotgun sequence. Protein-coding genes within it:
- the LOC131737358 gene encoding uncharacterized protein LOC131737358 isoform X1; the protein is MDTEKNCSVRQHTTDKTPVKLNCPLEGCHARNIARLDRHLHRIHDIQTVNPEYAALMSKAKATVDRRSTSNVTDNWMQEQPEERHKSTEKTHTLSSDPGVHQESAPPTLMPSGREPACTKTLPTVTGLRQQLRATEDTSAATGTGSVRPESSTSCSGTYLSPSSASEDDDSSSSSSSSSYTEHGPSSPEPRSQRDPKALQLYRAFLSGPLPTAKGRDNTKQAVQHIRLFLQHMARLPEGPVRNDLRFLRHASRSQSWFDELMRSGLKPTTVHSYLQDVLSFLRYLHEADLSHVKLSERNIRSLMFLLKSFRKQGKRQLSLHRQLVQDHGQERLIPKNKLQCFNQQCETAIPELLDLCESAPSNACTLVGLLCGRLLLHNGHRRGVVMNMSLLDFDGAKAYTGEFHISVSNHKTAATFGKAVLVVSTLEHQWLLRYAAMRHKLPGYSYKPTTFFFTNKGNPIKKIGRAISKAWKYWGLGDDITTGMIRSAVVTYTWATHNEVNKTAVSRHMAHSLRTQESFYVHDQAPADHQRARRLIGESLELTDSLPPLVAHSASTEDTCLNAPSQDLSDFNKVL
- the LOC131737358 gene encoding uncharacterized protein LOC131737358 isoform X2, which produces MDTEKNCSVRQHTTDKTPVKLNCPLEGCHARNIARLDRHLHRIHDIQTVNPEYAALMSKAKATVDRRSTSNVTDNWMQEQPEERHKSTEKTHTLSSDPGVHQESAPPTLMPSGREPACTKTLPTVTGLRQQLRATEDTSAATGTGSVRPESSTSCSGTYLSPSSASEDDDSSSSSSSSSYTEHGPSSPEPRSQRDPKALQLYRAFLSGPLPTAKGRDNTKQAVQHIRLFLQHMARLPEGPVRNDLRFLRHASRSQSWFDELMRSGLKPTTVHSYLQDVLSFLRYLHEADLSHVKLSERNIRSLMFLLKSFRKQGKRQLSLHRQLVQDHGQERLIPKNKLQCFNQQCETAIPELLDLCESAPSNACTLVGLLCGRLLLHNGHRRGVVMNMSLLDFDGAKAYTGEFHISVSNHKTAATFGKAVLVGNPIKKIGRAISKAWKYWGLGDDITTGMIRSAVVTYTWATHNEVNKTAVSRHMAHSLRTQESFYVHDQAPADHQRARRLIGESLELTDSLPPLVAHSASTEDTCLNAPSQDLSDFNKVL
- the LOC131737358 gene encoding uncharacterized protein LOC131737358 isoform X3; translated protein: MDTEKNCSVRQHTTDKTPVKLNCPLEGCHARNIARLDRHLHRIHDIQTVNPEYAALMSKAKATVDRRSTSNVTDNWMQEQPEERHKSTEKTHTLSSDPGVHQESAPPTLMPSGREPACTKTLPTVTGLRQQLRATEDTSAATGTGSVRPESSTSCSGTYLSPSSASEDDDSSSSSSSSSYTEHGPSSPEPRSQRDPKALQLYRAFLSGPLPTAKGRDNTKQAVQHIRLFLQHMARLPEGPVRNDLRFLRHASRSQSWFDELMRSGLKPTTVHSYLQDVLSFLRYLHEADLSHVKLSERNIRSLMFLLKSFRKQGKRQLSLHRQLVQDHGQERLIPKNKLQCFNQQCETAIPELLDLCESAPSNACTLVGLLCGRLLLHNGHRRGVVMNMSLLDFDGAKAYTGEFHISTWATHNEVNKTAVSRHMAHSLRTQESFYVHDQAPADHQRARRLIGESLELTDSLPPLVAHSASTEDTCLNAPSQDLSDFNKVL